GCTGTTGGGGCGGTCTCAGGAACCGTTTTGTCTTTTGAGCTCGGTCTGTTGTGGCCCAATTTCATGGCTTACGCCGGTCCGATCATCGGTATGCCGTTTTCGCTGGAAGGGTTCGCATTCTTCTTAGAGGCAATCTTCTTAGGACTTTACCTCTACGGTTGGGACCGTATCCCCAAATTAGCGCACTGGTTTGCGGGGATGATGGTGCTGCTCGGCGGCACATTTTCCGGTATCTTCGTTGTTACCGCCAACGCATGGATGAATACGCCTACTGGGTTCTCAATTGTTGATGGCAAAGTGACAAACGTTGATCCGATTGCGGCAATGTTGAACCCTTCCTCATTCAGCCAAGCACTTCACATGACGATTGCTGCCTTTCTGGCAGTCGGTTTTGCGGTAGCCGGCATCCACGCCTATTTTCTCAGACGCGACCCCGATAACCTATTCCATCGTCGGGCGTTTGCTATTGCCTTAAGTGTGGGGGCTGTATTCGCGCTCCTCCAACCCATTTCGGGCGACATCAGTGCCAAGCGCGTCGCAAAATACCAACCTATTAAACTCGCAGCGATGGAAGCACAATGGGAGACGGAGCGCGGCGCACCCTTGCGCATCGGCGGTATTCCCGATGAAGATGCCGAGAAAACTCGGTATGCACTTGAGATTCCGAAAGCACTCAGCTTCCTTGCACATTTTGATTTCAACGCAGAAATCATGGGGCTCAAGGAAGTGCCGCGCGAAGATCGTCCACCGGTGACAATCGTGCATTTCGCATTTCAGATTATGGTCGCGTGTGGGATCGTCTTGATTACCGTCGGTATCATTGGAGGCTGGTTGGCGTGGAAACACAAAAGTCTACCAACCCAACGCTGGTATCTTCGGTGCGTTACGTTCTGCACGCCGCTCGGATTTATTGCGATTGAAGCGGGTTGGACAGTCACAGAGGTCGGACGGCAACCGTGGGTTATCTACAATATCATGCGCACAGCAGATGCGGTGACCCCGATGCCGAACCTCGTTGTTCCCTTTGTCAGTTTTACTATCCTTTACATTTTTCTTTCAATTATTGTTGTTGTCCTATTACGCCGTCAAATCTTCCAGAGTCCGCGCTTGTATGATGGAAATTAATGTAGGACTTACGCAATTTTGATTTTAGCACACACTGTTTAAGTAGCGTGCTTGGAAAAAACACGGATGTTCTCTTGACACAGGAGACTAACGGTTTCCTATGCTACAAAAGAGCAGCATGCGTAAGTCCTATTAATGGAGAAATCTGATGCTAACACTTGAACTTTGCGTTGCGGGTGTGATGCTTATCTCCTTGATTATCTATATGCTGACAGGTGGCGCGGATTTCGGTGGCGGGATCTGGGATCTGTTCGCGACCGGTCCGCGTGCCAAATCACAACGCGCACTCATCACACAAGCCATTGCCCCTATCTGGGAAGCGAATCACGTCTGGCTAATTGTGATTGTCGTGCTGCTTTTCGTGGCATTTCCTGTCGCGTTCGCGGCGATTAGCACAGCGTTACACATTCCACTGACGTTGATGCTTATCGGGATTGTGCTGCGCGGTTCGGCGTTTGTATTTCGTACCTACGATGTCCAATCGGATACAACACATCGCCGTTGGAGTCGGGTGTTTGCGATTGCAAGTGCGATCACGCCTGTGATGTTGGGGATTACGTTGGGCGCGGTAGCCTCCGGCACAATTCACGTTGATGTGGAAAGCGGACAGGTAGACACCAATTTCATATCAGCCTGGCTTGCGCCGTTTCCGTTTGCGATCGGTTTCTTCACCTTAACGCTCTGCGCGTTGCTTGCAGCGGTATATCTCACACTGGAGACGGATGACAGCGCGTTGCAGGAAGATTTTCGGCGACGCGCGCTTGTCGCTGCAGTGAGTGTCGGTGCGATGGCGGGACTGAGTTTTATCTTATCTGCTGATGGTGCGCCAACAATTCGACGTGGACTCGGTAATGCCCCTTGGTCAATCCCGTTTCATATTTTAACTGGTGCCGTGGCATTGTGGGCAATCTGGACGATTTGGAACCGTCAATTTCGGCTTGCGCGTATCCTTGTCCCGATACAGGTTACGTTGATCGTTTTCGGTTGGGGGTTGGCACAGTATCCATCGCTCGTCACGCCTGATTTAACCTTTTCAAACACAGCCGCGCCAGATGCTGTGCTGCGTCCGGTACTGATTGTGTTGGGTGTAGGCGGTGTGCTGTTAGTGCCTGCATTCTGGTATCTTTACGCTGTGTTTAAAGGCACAACTCGAAAGGCGCGGCAAACCGAAGAAGATATTAGTACTTAACGTGAGTTTGATAGAAGATTTTGAATCTTGTAGGTTGGGTTGAGCGGAACATCTGTCTCTTTCTGAATAAAAGCTTGCAAGTAGTTGTCGCGTCCTGTTCTATGCGATTGCTCTGTCACCAATAAATTCCAATTCCCACTTTCCTTTTCTTCTGATCCAAATGTATGAAGCCCAAGACGCGCTAAGATTGCCTTCGGAGTATCCGCCAGAAATTTTAACACAATTTCCAAACAAACCAATCCATTGGTAACTGTCAATTCGGAATAGAAGACCATTCCCCTCCATTGGAACTTCTCCTTCAATCACGATAC
This sequence is a window from Candidatus Poribacteria bacterium. Protein-coding genes within it:
- a CDS encoding cytochrome d ubiquinol oxidase subunit II; protein product: MLTLELCVAGVMLISLIIYMLTGGADFGGGIWDLFATGPRAKSQRALITQAIAPIWEANHVWLIVIVVLLFVAFPVAFAAISTALHIPLTLMLIGIVLRGSAFVFRTYDVQSDTTHRRWSRVFAIASAITPVMLGITLGAVASGTIHVDVESGQVDTNFISAWLAPFPFAIGFFTLTLCALLAAVYLTLETDDSALQEDFRRRALVAAVSVGAMAGLSFILSADGAPTIRRGLGNAPWSIPFHILTGAVALWAIWTIWNRQFRLARILVPIQVTLIVFGWGLAQYPSLVTPDLTFSNTAAPDAVLRPVLIVLGVGGVLLVPAFWYLYAVFKGTTRKARQTEEDIST
- a CDS encoding cytochrome ubiquinol oxidase subunit I; translated protein: MTDLLAARAQMAMSLAFHIIFAAVGIAMPLLMVIAEGLWLKTREEVYLTLAKQWAKGTAIMFAVGAVSGTVLSFELGLLWPNFMAYAGPIIGMPFSLEGFAFFLEAIFLGLYLYGWDRIPKLAHWFAGMMVLLGGTFSGIFVVTANAWMNTPTGFSIVDGKVTNVDPIAAMLNPSSFSQALHMTIAAFLAVGFAVAGIHAYFLRRDPDNLFHRRAFAIALSVGAVFALLQPISGDISAKRVAKYQPIKLAAMEAQWETERGAPLRIGGIPDEDAEKTRYALEIPKALSFLAHFDFNAEIMGLKEVPREDRPPVTIVHFAFQIMVACGIVLITVGIIGGWLAWKHKSLPTQRWYLRCVTFCTPLGFIAIEAGWTVTEVGRQPWVIYNIMRTADAVTPMPNLVVPFVSFTILYIFLSIIVVVLLRRQIFQSPRLYDGN